The Trichocoleus sp. DNA window CCCTCACCATCAAAAAGCACGGGCGTAGAGCCAAGAGCATTTTTCGCTATGGTTTTGACCATCTCCGAAACATTACCTTAAATCTGGAACAGAAGATGGATGAGTTTTTGCATGTTCTACAATTTTTGTCCTGTACTTAGGTGGCAGGCAAATCAACCAACGCAGCCTGAATGGGTTTCGATTACAGCCAAGACTGCTCAGATTTTGGCAGGAGAGCCGTTAGATTTTGTCACATCTGTTTGCTCTGCTCATCCAATCGGTTAAGCCAATTTTGCCCCATCTGTTTGCTCTCCTCGTCCGATCGGTTAAGCCAATTTTGCCCTGACTGCTCCAGATCACGCTTTAAAGCCTCCTGGTGCATTGTCATTCCGCCCAAATTAGTTAAGGATGAACATAATCCTTTTCAACGATCGAGATGGTTTCTACTGCGGGCTATATCCTGGCATTGGATTTGGGGACAACTGGAAATCGAGCTTTCTTGTTTAATCAGGCAGGGCAGATCGTCAGTCAGGCATACCAGGAATTGCGGCAGATTTATCCCCAACCCGGCTGGCTGGAACATGACCCGCTCGAAATTTGGCAGGCAACTTGTAAAGTCATGCAAGCGACGTTGCAGCAGGCGCAGATTCAGCCTCAGCAAGTACGGGCAATCGGGCTAACGGTACAGCGAGAAACCTGTTTGCTCTGGGATAAAACGACAGGCGAGCCACTGCATCATGCGATCGTCTGGCAAGACCGCCGGACTGCTGACCACTGCCAGCAATTGCGCGATCAGGGTAAAGCAGCAGAAATTTTTGAGCGGACGGGTTTAATTATCGATGCCTATTTTTCGGCAACAAAGCTGACCTGGCTGCTCAACCACCTGGCTCCCCTCTCGCTTGACTCAGTGCTGGCAGGCACGATCGATAGCTGGATTCTCTGGAAACTTACAGGCGGCAAAGTCCATGCAACCGATGATAGCAACGCCAGTCGCACGATGCTCTACAACCTGGAAACGCGCCAGTGGGACGATTCCCTGCTTCAGATGTTTGATATTCCTGCTCAACTGTTGCCGCAAATTCAGCCCAGCCTCAGCCATTTTGGGGTCACAGATGCTCGCCTCTTTGGAGCTGAGATCCCCATCACTGCGGTATTAGGTGACCAGCAAGCTTCCTTATTTGGGCATGGCTGCGATCGTCCCGGTCTGGTGAAATGCACTTATGGGACGGGCTGTTTTCTAGTTGCTCATACAGGTTCAACGATCGTGCGTGCTCCCAATCAACTGATTGCCACGATCGCCTGGACAGAACAAAGCACTGCTGGCAAAAATCAGGTGGGATATGCCCTCGAAGGCAGTATGTTCACGACGGGTGCCTGCATTCAATGGCTCCGCGACGGGTTAGGAATCATTGCAACCGCAGCAGAAACAGAAGACTTGGCACAGCAGGTTGAAGATAGCGGGGGCGTTTACTTTGTGCCAGCGTTGAGTGGATTAGGCGCACCCCACTGGGACATGAGCGCAAGGGGAGCATTTTTGGGCATCACGGGTGGAGCCAGACGACCCCATCTGGTGCGGGCAGTGCTGGAGTCGATCGTTTATCAAGTGAAGGAGGTTGTTGAAGCAATTCATGCATCGCAAGCACTGGAAGTCCAGCAGCTTCGAGTGGATGGTGGCGGCTGTGAAAATAATTTTTTAATGCAGCAACAAGCAGATGTTTTGGGAATTCCAGTTGAACGTCCTCAAATGCGAGAAACCACTGTACAGGGAGTTGCCTTTGCAGCAGGGTTAGTCTGCGGCTTCTGGGATGATTACGACACGCTAGTCAAACATCAGCCGATCGATCGAGTGTTTGAACCCAGTCCCCGTTCTGAGCGATCGATCGAACAGTTCATGCAATGGCAGAAAGCAGTAGCGCGAACGAAGCAATGGGTTGATATTGCAGGAAATAAGGGTTAAGAGACAGTTCTCTCATTCAGCACTGCCTGATTGGGAATCTCTACAATAAAGGTCGTTTGTCCTGCACCCGACTCGACTCGAATGGTTCCTGCTAAATGTTGAGCGAGCCGCTGCACCAGAGCTAATCCTAAACCTGTGCCACCTTGCTTCCAGGGGTCAGCATTGGGGACGCGATAGAACTTGTCGAAGATGCGCGCTAGCTCGGCAGCAGGAATTTCTGCTCCAAAGTTTGTCACAGATAGCTGTAGCAGTTCGCAATTTGTTTTTGCACTGACCCTGATGGTGCCTTCGGGTGGGGTATATTTGCAGGCGTTGTTCAGCAGTTCTGCCAGAATGCGCTCCAAGGATGCAATGTCGGAGGTCAGCGGTGGCAAGTTTTGAGTGGGTAAGTCAACCTGTAAGGCAATCTGTCTTGCTTTAGCTCGCTCGTAAAATCCTTGCACCACCTCGGAAACCCATTCTCGAACCTGCACTGTGTCAAAGATTAGCGCCTGTTTTCCGGCTTCTAGGCGTTGCAGATCAAGCAGATCATTAATTAAGCTAATTTCCCGTTCGCACTCATTCTTTAGAATTTGCAAATATTGATTTATTTTTTTCGATGAGTCGTTCTGAATGTTTTCTCGCTGTAATGTCATTTCCAGTAAATGCATTGACATTTTCATGTTTGAGACAGGAGTGCGTAGCTCATGAGAAACCGTACTGAGGAAGTCGTCTTTTAGCCAATTAAGCCGTTCTAATGTTTTGACTTGAGTTTGTGATTCTTCATACAGGCGTGCCTGCCGGAGCGCGATCGCACATTGGTTTGCTACTTGCTGGACTAGCCGCAGTTCCGGCTCATGAAAACCATATTCTTTATCCGTAATCAGCCATAAATCGCCCAGAATATCCTGATCGTCCACAATTGGACAGGCAAGCATGGCAACTCGCCCTCGAACTGGGTTGTTTACAATATTGCAAAACTGGCGATACTGTCCTTGTAAAAGGAACTCGTAGAACTCAGGGTAGTTATCCATGTGGCTCACTCGCCCCTTCACTGGAAACAGAGAAGTATTGTATTCGTAGCAGATCGTTGAAATTTTTTGCTCCAAGTCATAAAGCGCCGCATTACAGCAGCTAACGCCCAGTCCCTCTCCCAATTCTTGAACTGCAGTCTGCAAGATTTGATGTTCATCCAGGCTATCGCGAACTTTATCTGTAATTCGCTTTAGCGTTGCCTCAAAGTTTAGAGATTGCTGTAGTTGAGCAGTGCGCTCTTTTACCTGTGACTCTAAATTATTGTTGAGTTGTTTGAGCCTCGCTTCTACCTGTTTTCGTTCTGTGATTTCAAACCGAATTGCTAAATATTGGAAAGGTTTTCCCGCTTCGTCCAGAAAGGGAACGATCGTTGTGTCTACCCAGTAGTAGCTGCCATCCTTTGCCCGGTTCTTAATTTCACCCTGCCAGATCTGACCAGCAGTAATCGTAGACCAGAGATCTTGAAAGAAGGCTTTATCGTGGTAGCCCGAATTGAGAATGCGATGATTCTGCCCAACTAACTCTTCTCGGCTGTATTGGGAAAGCTCACAGAACCGATCGTTAATCGTTTGAATCGTTCCTTTTGCATCGGTAACTGCGACGATCGCGACCTGATCAAGCGCAAACTTGACATGAGAAAGCTCCTCTAAGGATCGCTGTAAACGTTCTTCGGTTTGTCTGCGGCTGGTGATATCCCGAATCACGATGGAAAAGCCCCGTAAGTTCCCTTGTGGGTCATATAGGGCGCTGATCCCAATGTCTGCCCAGAAACATGAGCCATTTTTGCGAACTTGCCACCCTTCCGCCTGGTACTTGCCTTGGCGCGCTGCTTGTCTTAGTTCAGCCTCAGGCTTTCCTTGCTGACGATCGATCGTTGAGTAGAAGCAAGAAGCAGGCTGCCCTAAAATTTCTGCTGCCTGATATCCCTGTAATTGTTCTGCACCAGCGTTCCAAGTTGCTACATAGCCAGCAGAATCAAGCGCAAAAATGGCGTAGTCTTTGACTGTCTCTACTAATAACCGATAGCGTTCTTCGCTCTGCTCTAAAGAAATTGCTGTTGCCTCAGCCCGACGTGCGATCGATTCTGCCCGCCATTTTGCCGAAACCAATTTTCCACTTAAGATGCTAATTTGTCCACCGACCACAGCAAACAAAATGAGGCGAACGAGATCGCTGGAATCTGCAATTTCTAGCCGATGAATTGGCTCTATTAGGAAATAAGTTGCTAACAAACAACTCCACCCGGTTGCCAGAAGTCCAGGTCCTGTGCCGCCATACCAGGCACTAAACATCACTGCGGGGGCAAAGAGCAAAAATGGACCTACCAGCCCCAAAATTGGCACTAGAAGTAACCGAATCCAGAGTGAGATGGAGGCGGTAACAACAGCAAATCCATATCGAATGCGCCAGGAACAGTCCTCTTGCTCTCTAGCGGCTGCATCTAATAACGACATTGTTTATTTAACAGAGGAATTGATGCGAACCTTGTCTATACTCAGCTTATAAAGCTTTCCCCAATCGAGCGGCTAAACAACTGCAATTTTGAAGTTAATTTCCTAGTTAATTTCCTTGTACGGTAAGGCAATCTAACACTTTAGCAACGAAAAAAGTTCATCTCACTCTGTCGCCAGGAGGAGCTTGAAGGACTGTTCTATTGTTTTAATGAATCGATCGAACCGATACAGCTATTTCAAACCAAAAAACCTTCCCAAGGAGGAAAGGTTGATGGAATGAACTAGAGGCTGAATGACGAGAAAACTTTTAGTCTTTTGTGCTCAAATTTGGGCTCAACTTGTTTCGAGCCGCAGTCCAGCGAATAAACAATTTCTCGAATTCAATCCAGACAAAGACTAAGGAACTGAAGCCAACACAGATGAGCAATTCCATACCGCTGAGATAATGCGTATTAAAGAAATTGCGTAAAGGCTCAACGTAAATTAAGAGAATTTGCAGAATGCTAGTGACAACCACAGCAGCTAGCACATAAGGGTTTGAAAATGGGTTGACCTCAATCATCAAGCGGTTGTTCGATCGCACTGCAAATGCATGTCCCATTTGCGCTAAACAAAGCGTTGTAAACACCATCGTCTGCCAGCGATCGCGGTCTAGCCCGTTGCCCTGCACCTGCTCCGTGTAGCCATAAGCCCACGCCATCAACGCGATCGTCACGATTGCCAGAATGATTCCAATTCGCACCATATAGGAGCCTAGTCCTCGTGCAAAGATGCTCTCTTTCGGGTCTTTTGGCGGCTGTTGCATCACTGAAGGTCTACCCGGTTCAACTGCCAGGGCTAGCGCAGGTAAGCCATCCGTCACGAGATTCATCCAGAGAATTTGCAGCGGCGATAGCGGAATACCACCCAAGCCCATCACAGGTGCAGCAGCGATCGTTAAAACCTCGCCAATGTTTGATCCCAGAATGTATTTGATAAAGCGACGAATGTTGACATAAACCGTTCGACCTTCTTCCACCGCAGAAACGATCGTGGCGAAGTTGTCGTCCAGCAGCACCATATCGCTTGCTTCCTTGCTGACATCCGTTCCGGTGATGCCCATTGCGACGCCAATATCAGCTTGTTTCAGGGCAGGTGCATCATTCACACCATCCCCAGTCATGGCAACGATCTGATTTTGCTGCTGCAATGCTCGCACAATTCGCAGCTTATGCTCTGGCGATACTCTGGCATAGACGCTAACCTGACCCACGATTTCTTGTAAATCTTGATCAGACAAGGTTTCAAGTTGCCGCCCAGTGATCGCTTTCTCTTCTTCCGTCGCAATGCCCAGATCTACCGCGATCGCCTGCGCCGTTAGTTGATGATCGCCCGTAATCATAACCGGACGAATTCCCGCCGCCCGACATTTCGCCACCGCTTCGCGCACTTCAGGACGAGGCGCATCCAGCATTCCCACCAGTCCAAGCCAGATCAAATCCCGCTCAACTTCATCCTCAGCTGCAGCATCAGGCAGTTCAGCCAGTGGTTTGCAGGCAAAGCCCAGCACTCGTAAGCCACGGCTTGCCAGGTGATCATTTCGCGTCAAAATCTGGCTACGCTGAGCTGTGGTTAAAGGTTCAACCCGATCGCCCATTTGAATCTGCGTGCATCGCTCTAACGTCAGTTCAGGGGAGCCTTTAGTCGCCATCACCAGTGACGTTTCCAGTCCGGCTTGTGGTGCTGCGGCTTTCACCATGACACTCATCCGTTTCCGTTCTGAAGAAAAGGGAAACTCTGCCACTCTAGGGGAAGCGTTGTCTTGCTCATCTTTCCGCAATCCGGCTTTTCCTGCCAGCGCCAGCAGTGCTCCTTCGGTTGGATCACCCAAAATTGCCCATTCGCCATTTTCTTTTTGCAGCACTGCATCATTGCAGAGAACACAGGCCGTTAACAGGGCTTGCAGGGCAGGGTCTTGTGGGGCAGCGATCGCTTCGCCATTCTGTTCAAATTGACCCACTGGAGCATAGCCTTCTCCCGTGACTCGCAGCGATCGATCGGCAGTCTCGACAGCTTGCACCACCATTTTATTTTGGGTTAGAGTTCCGGTTTTATCGGAACAAATCGTTGTGACAGAACCCAGGGTTTCCACAGCAGGCAGTTTCCGAATCAGGGCATGACGACGCACCATCCGCTGTGTTCCGAGTGCGAGTGTCACGGTAATGACGGCAGGCAACCCTTCTGGCACAACGGCAACCGCCATACTCAGCGAGACTTTGACCAATTCCTCAAACAAGCTGGGATTGTAGATTGTGCCGCCAACCACCACGATCGCTACCAACACCAGTGCCCCAATGACCAGAGCATTACCCAGTTGCCCCATGCGTTTTTGCAGGGGTGTTGGCTCTGCCTCAACTTCCTGAAGCGCAGTTGCAATTTTGCCCAGTTCAGTTCGCATTCCCGTTTCTGTCACCAGAACGGTTGCCCGGCCTTGAGCAACTTCAGTTCCCGAAAAAACGAGGTTGACGCGATCGCCCAGCGGTGCGTCTTCTGGCAGAATCATTTCAGCCTGTTTGTTTACCGCATGAGATTCTCCCGTCAGGGCAGCCTCTCTCACTTGTAAATTGGCAACCTCCACCACGCGCCCATCTGCAGGGACTTTTACCCCGGCTTCCAGCAGCATCACATCCCCCGGCACCAGGTCTTTAGAATCAACTTCCAGCGCTTTGCCCTCTCGAATCACCCGAACCCTGGAAGAAGCCAAGTTTTTGAGCGCCGCCAGTGCCTTTTCTGCACCGCTTTCCTGCACATAGCCCAGGATGCCATTCAATATCACAATGACCAGAATCGCGGTTGCATCCTTGGGAAACACAAACCGATTCAAGCTCATTGCCTCGCGCACGTCCAAAATTGCCGAAATGACCGCGACAGCAATCAACATGATCAGCATCACGTTCTTAAACTGATCAATCAAGATGGTCAGGGGCGATCGTCCGCCTGTTTCCACCAGTTCATTGGAGCCATGTTGCACTATTCGATCGGCAACCTGCTGAGTCGTTAACCCAGTTGTCTGATCGCTTTGCAGCAGGCGAGTGGTTTCTGCAACAGAAAAGCTTTGCCAGGTGACAGGACGAGCGGTCTGCGTAGAGGAGGGTTGAGGAGGCATAGGTAAAAGACGATGGAATGAACAAATAAATGTTTAGACGTTTTACAGTCTGTAGTGCAGGTTTGATTCGTATAGCACTAATTATTAGTGTTACTCAGGATCGTGTCAAATGGGTAGATATACTAAACTTAATGTCCGCTCTGGATTGATGGTGAATCATCGATTTCTGCCCCAACGTTTAATTGGTCGCACAGCCGAACTGCAAACTCTGCGGCAAATCCTGCTTGAAGATGGGGATTTGTGGCTCGTTGGTGCGCCCGGAATTGGTCGGCGGACTCTGCTCCATACGGCTGCAACTCAAATTGGCGCGAGAGTTTTGGAGATTGACTGCCTCCGCACCACTAGCACCAGTCGGTTTTTGCGGCTGCTGGCAGATAGTATTGTGGAAGCCTTTGCCCATCCTGCCGAATTCGCGCTGCTCGAGCAGTGGAGCATTACCCGTCCCTTTGTGTTAGAGCGCAGCGAAACCCAGCGTCCTCGCTTAGTCTGGTACAGTTCCAGCAGTCAGGAATGGTCACTTTTGCAGAGCCTACTCGAACTGCCGCAATCGATCGCGGAGCGGCTTGATTGTCGTGTGGTGACTGTGTTTCTCAACTTTCCACATATTCGTTCCTGGGATCGGACGGGCAAGTGGGAAGGCTATTTGCGGCAGGAAATTCAGCAGCAGAGCCGGGTGAGCTATGCACTGGTTTCCACGGTTCCAGATGTCGCCTGGGTGCAGGAAAACCATTTGCCCGTCATTGCGCTAGAGCTATTGGACAACGACACCATGAAATCCTGGCTGATTCCAGCAATGGCAGAAGAAGGCTTAGCGTTTGATGCTGAAAGTCAGGCGATCGATCGGTTCTTGGGCATTGTCCAGGGGCATCCGGGAGCGGCAATTACCCTCGCCCGTCGGATCTGGCTTGATTTGCACTCATTCCCACAGCCAGATTTGATAGAGCCTGTCGTTAAAGTGCTATCCCCGTCCGATCGCTTCCCCACCCAGATTGAAGCACACCATGTTTATCGCAGTACGCTGGCGCTGGTCGAAGATTTGTCCATAACCTTTGAATCGTTGATTTTGCTGCTGCCGCCTAGCCAGGTTCGGGTTTTAGAAAGTCTGGCGCTTGACCCAACAGACAAACCTCAGTCGCGAGAGTATATCCAGAAACATCAGCTAACCAGGGGGGGCGGACTTCAAGGCGCATTAACCAGTCTGGAACAGAAAGGATTGCTTTATGGGCCGCAGCAGAACTATCAGATTGCGCTGCCCTTCCTGGGATTCTGGCTCAAACAACGTCTGCAATAGTTCCAATTGCTAGCGGCAAAATTACCACAGATGAGAGATCTGCATCGTTCCGGCTCTGACTGACAATAAGAGTCAGTTGACTTCTAGAGTGAAAATCATTATCGTTAAAGTCTCAGTTAAAAGAGAATGGTTATCATTACTAATATCTACTGCATGAGCGATCTGAGATAGAGGCTAATCTATTTCATCCCCTTGCAGTTTGCTCTATAGTCGCTTCCCCCGGCTGAAATCCTCCTGCCCCCGGTCATTTTATGCATTCCTTAAGCCCTCTTACTGCTCGAACCACTTTATGTAGAATCCTGGGTTGGACTGCTTCTACCCTGTCTGCCACAGTTGGGCTAGTTGGTTGCGCTACAGAATCCAATTTAGGCAACAATTCTACTGCTCCTCGCCCCGAAACAGCGTTAGAGATTGTCACAACCACTCTGCCCGTGACGGATTTTACAAAAGCGGTGGTGGGCAATCGGGCTGAGGTCATTTATCTCATGCCGCCGAATGTCAGCCCGCACGATTTCCAGGCAAGGCCGGAAGATGTCCAAAAGATCGCGCAGGCAGATGTGTTGGTTGAAAATGGCCTGGGTTTGGAGACTTATTTAGACAGCCTGATTCACAACGCAGGCAACCAGAAGCTAACCGTTATTGATAGCAGCAAGGGGATCGAGCCGATCGCTCAAGCAGCCGAGGCACATTCTGACACAACAGCTAACGCAACAGACGGACACGCTCATGCCGGTGAGTCCAATCCGCATCTCTGGCTTGACCCAACGCGAGCAATTCAGCAGGTAGAAACTATCCGAGATGGGTTAATTGCGATCGATCCACAGGGCAAAGCGAACTATACCGCTAATGCTGCTGTTTATATTGAGAAGCTTAAAGCACTAGATGCTGAAATCGCCAACACGCTTAAACCCTATGTGGGTAAAACGTTTGTCACCTATCACGACTTTGCACCCTATTTTGCTCAACGCTACAGCCTCAAACCCGAATTTCTAGTCGGCGTCCCAGAAGAAAACCCGGCTCCGGCTGACGTCAAGCGCGTTATGGATGCTGTGAAAGCCTCAGAATTAAAAACGCTTTTGACCGAACCCCAGGCAGCAGGCAATCCTTTTGATGCGCTGGCAAAAGATTTGAACGTCAACGTCAGCAGTTTTGATCCGATGGAAACTGCCGGAGCGAATGGGTTAGAGCCAGATTACTACCTAACCACGATGCGCCAGAATGTCAAAAATTTGGAAGCTGCATTTCAAGGAGAACCGGAGCGATCGGCTTTACCGATCTGGCAGTTTCAACCCAGGATCGCTACAACAAATCGCTTTTAGATGAGATGGGTGAACTGATGGAAAAAGTACTGGAAGTTGAACATCTCAGCGTTTATCAAGGCACGTATGAAGCAGTGCAAAACGTGTCTTTTTGCCTGGAAGCCGGAACCGATACCGCAATTATTGGTCCAAATGGTGCTGGAAAAAGTACGCTTGTTCAGGCTTTGCTGGGCATCATTCCCCGACAATCTGGCACTGTGTCAATTTTAGGAGAAGTGGTTCGCCCTCATGGAGAACTTTCACCCCAGATCCGACAGCAAATTGCTTACCTGCCGCAGAGTTTTTTGTTCGATCGCGGCATCCCAATGACGGTTGCAGAATTAGTGGGGCTGGGCTGGGGAAAAGCAGGCTGGAGCCTACCCTGGAGCGGCAAACATGAGCGAGATCAAGCCGTTGTGCAAGCTTTGGCGAGGGTGAATGCCAGTTATTTAATCGACAAACCGATCGGCAATCTTTCAGGCGGTGAAACCAAGCGAGTGCTGCTAGCATACTGTCTGGTTCGCCCTCGGCGGCTGCTGATTCTAGATGAAGCCCCGGCTGGATTGGACTACCAAGCGGAAGCCGAATTTTATCAGCTTGTGAATCAACTCAAGCTCGATTTTGGCTGGACGATTTTGCAGATTTCGCATGATCTGGATATGGTGAACCAGCAGTGTGATCGGGTGATCTGCTTGAACCGATCGATCGTTTGTCAGGGAATTCCTGAGGTTGCTTTATCTTCTGAGAATTTGATGGCAGCTTATGGTCCACAGCTAACTCGTTATCACCACAACCATTAATTCCATTAATTCGGTCATTCACTGGAGCATTCATTTGGGGCTTATGGCACTTGATACAGAATTGATTCGTATCGCTGATCTCATGTCGCTTCCCTTTATGCAGCGTGCTCTGTTAGGTGGTATTTTAACGGGCATTTTGGGGGGACTTTTAGGCAGCTTTGCAATTTTGCGTCAGTTATCCTTCTTTAGTCATACAGTGGGTCATGCTGCTTTACTCGGTATTGTTCTCGGCATACTGCTCAATCTTGACCCAACCTTGACGCTGTTGCCATTCACAGTTTTATTTGGTTTAGGCGTCGTTTATTTGATGGCTAAAACCGATCTTTGGAGCGACACCGTTCTCAACATTGTCTTTTCAGCATCGCTCGCAATTGCAGTAATTGCATTAGGCTTTGTGAAAAGCTATCGTGGCAACTTAATGAATCTGCTGTTTGGTGATATTCTTGCCATTCAATCCACTGATATACTACTTACAGCATTGGTTTTAATCACGAGTATCATCACGTTACTCTTCACCCATCGCGCTCAAGTTCTATTAACGCTGCATGAAGGAATGGCAAAAGCGCAGGGCGTTGCAGTGGGGATGCATCGTGCCTGGTTTATTGTGTTGCTTTCGTTGGCTGTTGCAGTTGCAATCAAGGCAGTTGGCGTATTGCTGGTGAATGCATTTCTGGTGATTCCAGCAGCCACGGCAAAATTAATCAGCCGTCAGTTTGCGCTCTATGTGCTGCTCGCAACGGGCATTGGTGCGCTCAGTGCGATACTTGGAATTGTTGCATCTGCCGCCTTGAATCTCGGATCAGGTCCCAGCATCGTTGTGGCTCAGTTTGTCTTATTTGCCGTAGCGATCGTCGTTTCCAAATTCCAGACATAGCAGTCGATCGATTTTGATCTTGTCAGGAACTCGATTACCAAAAGGTGCATTCAGAATTGAGGTGCATCCATTCCTGAAAGATGAATGATCCCAATTTGCCAGCTGCATTGCCCTCTAAATGCCCTAATTTTGGAGGACTTGATTTTTCCTCAATTCGGGTGGCGAAGGGGCAAATTATACCTGCATCCAGTAATGCTTTAAAAGTCGCTATACACTGCTGCTCTCGACCTCATATTCTCTCTGTATTAGCGTTTCAGGAGAATGTTGAATTTGGGAAATTAAGGTCAGGCAAACCCATATTGCATAATGCTCCCTGCAGCAGGTGATGCAGCAAAGGATATTTGATTGCGCGATCGCGTTAGCAAAATCATAAGCCTTGAGGTTCTGCTCGACGGGATAGCAGCGAACTTTGCCATAAATTCGGTTG harbors:
- the glpK gene encoding glycerol kinase GlpK; translated protein: MVSTAGYILALDLGTTGNRAFLFNQAGQIVSQAYQELRQIYPQPGWLEHDPLEIWQATCKVMQATLQQAQIQPQQVRAIGLTVQRETCLLWDKTTGEPLHHAIVWQDRRTADHCQQLRDQGKAAEIFERTGLIIDAYFSATKLTWLLNHLAPLSLDSVLAGTIDSWILWKLTGGKVHATDDSNASRTMLYNLETRQWDDSLLQMFDIPAQLLPQIQPSLSHFGVTDARLFGAEIPITAVLGDQQASLFGHGCDRPGLVKCTYGTGCFLVAHTGSTIVRAPNQLIATIAWTEQSTAGKNQVGYALEGSMFTTGACIQWLRDGLGIIATAAETEDLAQQVEDSGGVYFVPALSGLGAPHWDMSARGAFLGITGGARRPHLVRAVLESIVYQVKEVVEAIHASQALEVQQLRVDGGGCENNFLMQQQADVLGIPVERPQMRETTVQGVAFAAGLVCGFWDDYDTLVKHQPIDRVFEPSPRSERSIEQFMQWQKAVARTKQWVDIAGNKG
- a CDS encoding PAS domain S-box protein yields the protein MSLLDAAAREQEDCSWRIRYGFAVVTASISLWIRLLLVPILGLVGPFLLFAPAVMFSAWYGGTGPGLLATGWSCLLATYFLIEPIHRLEIADSSDLVRLILFAVVGGQISILSGKLVSAKWRAESIARRAEATAISLEQSEERYRLLVETVKDYAIFALDSAGYVATWNAGAEQLQGYQAAEILGQPASCFYSTIDRQQGKPEAELRQAARQGKYQAEGWQVRKNGSCFWADIGISALYDPQGNLRGFSIVIRDITSRRQTEERLQRSLEELSHVKFALDQVAIVAVTDAKGTIQTINDRFCELSQYSREELVGQNHRILNSGYHDKAFFQDLWSTITAGQIWQGEIKNRAKDGSYYWVDTTIVPFLDEAGKPFQYLAIRFEITERKQVEARLKQLNNNLESQVKERTAQLQQSLNFEATLKRITDKVRDSLDEHQILQTAVQELGEGLGVSCCNAALYDLEQKISTICYEYNTSLFPVKGRVSHMDNYPEFYEFLLQGQYRQFCNIVNNPVRGRVAMLACPIVDDQDILGDLWLITDKEYGFHEPELRLVQQVANQCAIALRQARLYEESQTQVKTLERLNWLKDDFLSTVSHELRTPVSNMKMSMHLLEMTLQRENIQNDSSKKINQYLQILKNECEREISLINDLLDLQRLEAGKQALIFDTVQVREWVSEVVQGFYERAKARQIALQVDLPTQNLPPLTSDIASLERILAELLNNACKYTPPEGTIRVSAKTNCELLQLSVTNFGAEIPAAELARIFDKFYRVPNADPWKQGGTGLGLALVQRLAQHLAGTIRVESGAGQTTFIVEIPNQAVLNERTVS
- a CDS encoding cation-transporting P-type ATPase, which produces MPPQPSSTQTARPVTWQSFSVAETTRLLQSDQTTGLTTQQVADRIVQHGSNELVETGGRSPLTILIDQFKNVMLIMLIAVAVISAILDVREAMSLNRFVFPKDATAILVIVILNGILGYVQESGAEKALAALKNLASSRVRVIREGKALEVDSKDLVPGDVMLLEAGVKVPADGRVVEVANLQVREAALTGESHAVNKQAEMILPEDAPLGDRVNLVFSGTEVAQGRATVLVTETGMRTELGKIATALQEVEAEPTPLQKRMGQLGNALVIGALVLVAIVVVGGTIYNPSLFEELVKVSLSMAVAVVPEGLPAVITVTLALGTQRMVRRHALIRKLPAVETLGSVTTICSDKTGTLTQNKMVVQAVETADRSLRVTGEGYAPVGQFEQNGEAIAAPQDPALQALLTACVLCNDAVLQKENGEWAILGDPTEGALLALAGKAGLRKDEQDNASPRVAEFPFSSERKRMSVMVKAAAPQAGLETSLVMATKGSPELTLERCTQIQMGDRVEPLTTAQRSQILTRNDHLASRGLRVLGFACKPLAELPDAAAEDEVERDLIWLGLVGMLDAPRPEVREAVAKCRAAGIRPVMITGDHQLTAQAIAVDLGIATEEEKAITGRQLETLSDQDLQEIVGQVSVYARVSPEHKLRIVRALQQQNQIVAMTGDGVNDAPALKQADIGVAMGITGTDVSKEASDMVLLDDNFATIVSAVEEGRTVYVNIRRFIKYILGSNIGEVLTIAAAPVMGLGGIPLSPLQILWMNLVTDGLPALALAVEPGRPSVMQQPPKDPKESIFARGLGSYMVRIGIILAIVTIALMAWAYGYTEQVQGNGLDRDRWQTMVFTTLCLAQMGHAFAVRSNNRLMIEVNPFSNPYVLAAVVVTSILQILLIYVEPLRNFFNTHYLSGMELLICVGFSSLVFVWIEFEKLFIRWTAARNKLSPNLSTKD
- a CDS encoding ATP-binding protein; the protein is MGRYTKLNVRSGLMVNHRFLPQRLIGRTAELQTLRQILLEDGDLWLVGAPGIGRRTLLHTAATQIGARVLEIDCLRTTSTSRFLRLLADSIVEAFAHPAEFALLEQWSITRPFVLERSETQRPRLVWYSSSSQEWSLLQSLLELPQSIAERLDCRVVTVFLNFPHIRSWDRTGKWEGYLRQEIQQQSRVSYALVSTVPDVAWVQENHLPVIALELLDNDTMKSWLIPAMAEEGLAFDAESQAIDRFLGIVQGHPGAAITLARRIWLDLHSFPQPDLIEPVVKVLSPSDRFPTQIEAHHVYRSTLALVEDLSITFESLILLLPPSQVRVLESLALDPTDKPQSREYIQKHQLTRGGGLQGALTSLEQKGLLYGPQQNYQIALPFLGFWLKQRLQ
- a CDS encoding zinc ABC transporter substrate-binding protein; this encodes MHSLSPLTARTTLCRILGWTASTLSATVGLVGCATESNLGNNSTAPRPETALEIVTTTLPVTDFTKAVVGNRAEVIYLMPPNVSPHDFQARPEDVQKIAQADVLVENGLGLETYLDSLIHNAGNQKLTVIDSSKGIEPIAQAAEAHSDTTANATDGHAHAGESNPHLWLDPTRAIQQVETIRDGLIAIDPQGKANYTANAAVYIEKLKALDAEIANTLKPYVGKTFVTYHDFAPYFAQRYSLKPEFLVGVPEENPAPADVKRVMDAVKASELKTLLTEPQAAGNPFDALAKDLNVNVSSFDPMETAGANGLEPDYYLTTMRQNVKNLEAAFQGEPERSALPIWQFQPRIATTNRF
- a CDS encoding metal ABC transporter ATP-binding protein, which produces MEKVLEVEHLSVYQGTYEAVQNVSFCLEAGTDTAIIGPNGAGKSTLVQALLGIIPRQSGTVSILGEVVRPHGELSPQIRQQIAYLPQSFLFDRGIPMTVAELVGLGWGKAGWSLPWSGKHERDQAVVQALARVNASYLIDKPIGNLSGGETKRVLLAYCLVRPRRLLILDEAPAGLDYQAEAEFYQLVNQLKLDFGWTILQISHDLDMVNQQCDRVICLNRSIVCQGIPEVALSSENLMAAYGPQLTRYHHNH